The following coding sequences lie in one Arachis hypogaea cultivar Tifrunner chromosome 4, arahy.Tifrunner.gnm2.J5K5, whole genome shotgun sequence genomic window:
- the LOC112794208 gene encoding cell wall / vacuolar inhibitor of fructosidase 1-like → MAKNLNPTSLVFTILVLITMPIGQCSVFHPNNETLIHSTCNETLFPNLCVQILNSYPSSRNANRRELELNMIDFIKLRSIVVLNKIHQLQQGATSKFKDALDSCIGHYNDRILKVGLPQAISGIEANNPKFAENAVANAVIESYICEKGFNGNSPLSNENKVVRDGANIARDIVILLY, encoded by the coding sequence ATGGCAAAAAACTTGAATCCCACATCTCTAGTCTTCACAATTCTTGTTCTAATCACAATGCCAATTGGTCAATGTAGTGTTTTCCACCCCAATAATGAGACACTAATTCATTCCACATGCAACGAAACACTATTTCCGAATCTGTGTGTCCAAATCCTCAATTCATACCCAAGTAGCAGAAATGCTAATCGCAGAGAATTAGAACTAAACATGATTGATTTCATAAAATTAAGATCAATCGTTGTATTGAACAAGATTCATCAACTCCAACAAGGGGCTACTAGTAAATTTAAGGATGCCTTGGATTCATGTATTGGCCATTACAACGACAGAATCTTAAAGGTTGGTTTGCCACAAGCCATTAGCGGAATTGAGGCTAATAACCCTAAATTTGCTGAAAATGCCGTTGCTAATGCAGTTATTGAGTCTTACATTTGTGAGAAAGGGTTCAATGGTAATTCACCATTAAGCAATGAAAACAAGGTTGTGCGTGATGGGGCAAATATTGCAAGAGATATTGTTATATTGTTGTATTAG